A genome region from Mycobacterium florentinum includes the following:
- a CDS encoding DUF5642 family protein, whose protein sequence is MRPFWFGAVLMVLLVACSHVPARRPPATPSPSAHGTAVNPANIKRVVRDLPPHYEATPNIPSAVSPRVIWGLDPDATSKPASCAALADPGKGRDQSAQGLSASGPGGIINVAVVALPDVDLDQDVVDACGQWAMTAAHTTASVRLTDPPHIDDAQTVGMVVDIKSAVEAGTEIDSRAYTFIAYLGGFYAFTTVTTDPGSALPALPPQFAADLLVKTVSTLRS, encoded by the coding sequence ATGCGGCCGTTCTGGTTTGGCGCGGTGCTCATGGTGTTGCTGGTCGCATGCTCACACGTGCCCGCACGCCGGCCGCCGGCCACGCCGTCACCGTCGGCGCATGGCACCGCCGTCAACCCCGCCAACATCAAGCGGGTGGTTCGCGACCTGCCACCCCACTACGAGGCCACCCCCAACATCCCGAGCGCGGTCTCGCCACGGGTGATCTGGGGTCTTGACCCCGACGCGACATCCAAGCCCGCGTCGTGTGCCGCACTCGCCGACCCCGGCAAGGGACGCGACCAATCGGCGCAGGGCCTGTCCGCGTCGGGTCCGGGCGGCATCATCAATGTGGCGGTGGTGGCTTTGCCAGACGTTGACCTGGACCAGGACGTCGTCGACGCCTGCGGCCAGTGGGCCATGACCGCCGCGCACACCACCGCCAGCGTCCGGCTCACCGACCCTCCGCACATCGACGATGCACAAACCGTCGGCATGGTCGTCGACATCAAATCCGCCGTCGAGGCGGGGACCGAAATCGATTCGCGGGCATACACATTCATCGCGTATCTGGGCGGCTTCTACGCGTTCACCACGGTGACCACCGATCCGGGCTCGGCGCTGCCGGCACTGCCGCCGCAATTCGCCGCCGATCTGCTGGTCAAAACGGTGTCCACGTTGCGCAGCTGA
- a CDS encoding TIGR03943 family putative permease subunit: MRRETENTILLLVGLSIALILATGVFTRYVKPSLLPWLVLTAALLIGLALVSIAGDVRRGGRDPEDGHAHRGGVVWLLAVPIVVLCFVTPPALRPQAATGSVTNVSNNVLRVAFPPLPPGRAPELSLAEAVVRSANDSTGSLDNRLITVTGFALHEPGGVDLARIVIICCAADAQLARIHLRDHDGASTFGFPDNTWLRVEGVVTPAERQPHTPPIPTLRAVSVTPVPAPANPYA, translated from the coding sequence ATGAGGCGCGAAACCGAGAACACGATCCTGCTGCTGGTCGGCCTGAGCATCGCGCTGATCCTGGCCACCGGCGTGTTCACCCGCTACGTCAAGCCCTCGCTGCTGCCGTGGCTGGTGCTCACCGCCGCGTTGCTGATCGGGCTCGCGCTGGTGTCCATCGCCGGCGACGTGCGTCGCGGCGGCCGTGATCCCGAAGACGGGCATGCCCACCGCGGCGGCGTGGTGTGGCTGCTCGCCGTGCCCATCGTGGTGCTGTGCTTTGTGACGCCCCCCGCGTTGCGGCCCCAAGCCGCGACCGGGTCGGTGACCAACGTCTCCAATAATGTTCTGCGCGTGGCATTTCCGCCGCTACCGCCGGGACGGGCGCCGGAGCTCTCGCTGGCGGAGGCGGTGGTGCGGTCAGCCAACGACAGCACGGGGTCGCTGGACAACCGGCTGATCACGGTCACCGGCTTCGCCCTTCACGAACCCGGCGGCGTCGACCTCGCCCGCATCGTCATCATCTGTTGTGCGGCCGACGCCCAACTGGCCCGCATCCATCTGCGCGATCACGACGGCGCCAGCACCTTCGGATTCCCGGACAACACCTGGCTGCGGGTGGAAGGCGTGGTGACACCGGCCGAGCGCCAACCGCACACGCCGCCGATCCCGACCCTGCGGGCCGTCTCGGTCACGCCCGTCCCCGCGCCGGCCAACCCCTACGCGTAG
- a CDS encoding dolichyl-phosphate-mannose--protein mannosyltransferase, producing MSAPPSEASVTAEERVVPVVSPGPLIPVADFGPIDTIRGWVVTGIITLLAAITRFVNLGSPTDAGTPIFDEKHYAPQAWQALHNHGVEDNPGFGLVVHPPVGKQLIAIGEAIFGYNGVGWRFTGALLGVVMVLLVMRIVRRISRSTLVGAIAGVLCICDGVSFVAARTALLDGILVFFVVAAFGALIVDRDEVRRRMHVALLEGRNAATEWGPRLGVRWWRFLAGVMLGLACGTKWSGLYFVVFFGAMSLAFDVAARRQYQVNRPWLGTLRRDLVPTGYALGLIPIAIYLASYAPWFASETAIDRHEVGQTIGPQSDFPVPDALRSLWHYSAKALQFHAGLTNSAGNYHPWESKPWSWPMSLRPVLYAIDQQNVSGCGAQSCVKAEMLVGTPAMWWLAVPVLLYACWRAFVRRDWRYAVVLVGYCAGWLPWFADIDRQMYFFYAATMAPFLVMGIALICGDILYRPGQSPERRTLGLMIVSFYVALVVTNFAWLFPVLTGLPISQQTWDMEIWLPSWR from the coding sequence ATGTCCGCCCCGCCCAGCGAAGCCTCCGTCACCGCGGAAGAGCGCGTCGTGCCCGTGGTCAGCCCGGGACCGTTGATTCCGGTCGCGGACTTCGGACCGATCGACACCATCCGCGGCTGGGTGGTCACCGGCATCATCACGCTGCTCGCGGCGATCACCCGATTCGTCAACCTGGGCTCGCCGACCGACGCCGGCACCCCCATCTTCGACGAGAAGCATTACGCGCCGCAGGCGTGGCAGGCGCTGCACAACCACGGCGTGGAGGACAACCCCGGGTTCGGCCTGGTGGTCCACCCGCCGGTCGGCAAGCAGCTGATCGCGATCGGCGAGGCGATCTTCGGCTACAACGGGGTGGGTTGGCGGTTCACCGGCGCGCTGCTCGGCGTCGTGATGGTGCTGCTGGTGATGCGGATCGTGCGCCGGATCAGCCGCTCGACGCTGGTGGGCGCGATCGCCGGGGTGCTGTGCATCTGCGACGGCGTCAGCTTCGTGGCCGCCCGCACCGCGCTGCTCGACGGCATCCTCGTCTTCTTCGTCGTCGCGGCATTCGGCGCGCTGATCGTCGACCGCGACGAGGTGCGCCGGCGAATGCACGTCGCGCTGCTCGAAGGCCGCAACGCCGCGACCGAATGGGGTCCGCGGCTGGGTGTGCGCTGGTGGCGGTTCCTGGCCGGCGTCATGCTCGGATTGGCTTGCGGGACAAAGTGGTCCGGCCTCTATTTCGTGGTGTTCTTCGGGGCGATGTCGCTGGCGTTCGACGTGGCCGCGAGGCGGCAGTACCAGGTGAACCGGCCCTGGCTGGGCACGCTGCGCCGCGACCTGGTCCCCACCGGGTACGCGCTGGGGTTGATCCCGATCGCGATCTATCTGGCCAGCTACGCGCCGTGGTTCGCGTCCGAGACCGCGATCGACCGCCACGAGGTGGGCCAGACGATCGGCCCGCAGAGTGACTTCCCGGTGCCCGACGCGCTGCGCTCGCTGTGGCACTACAGCGCGAAAGCGCTGCAATTCCATGCGGGCCTGACCAATTCGGCCGGCAACTACCACCCGTGGGAATCCAAGCCGTGGAGCTGGCCGATGTCGCTGCGGCCGGTGCTGTACGCGATCGATCAGCAGAACGTCAGCGGCTGCGGGGCGCAGTCGTGCGTGAAGGCAGAGATGCTGGTCGGTACGCCCGCGATGTGGTGGCTGGCGGTGCCGGTGCTGCTGTACGCGTGCTGGAGAGCGTTCGTCCGGCGGGATTGGCGTTACGCCGTCGTGCTCGTCGGCTACTGCGCCGGGTGGCTGCCGTGGTTCGCCGACATCGACCGGCAGATGTACTTCTTCTACGCCGCGACGATGGCGCCGTTCCTGGTGATGGGCATCGCGTTGATCTGCGGCGACATTTTGTATCGCCCGGGCCAAAGCCCGGAGCGCCGAACGCTGGGACTCATGATCGTGAGCTTTTATGTCGCCTTGGTGGTGACCAACTTCGCCTGGCTGTTCCCGGTGCTGACCGGTCTGCCTATCTCGCAGCAGACCTGGGACATGGAGATCTGGCTGCCCAGCTGGCGCTGA
- a CDS encoding DUF5642 family protein — translation MSKLVCAIAAVCVLAGCSSNATTAATNADIAKVVGVKSNFGPEFKVTDISERAIDPKLLSARKLPEGLKFDPANCAKLASGPEMPPDVQGNMAAVSAEGNGDRYVVIAVETSKPLPVNDPGKDCTKVAFAGTGVRGGLEVIDAPSIDGAHTFGVHRVLQALVAGGPRTGELYDYSAQFGDYQVIVIANPLVVPDQPVAKVDTQRARDLLVKAVAAIRAS, via the coding sequence GTGTCCAAGCTGGTATGCGCGATCGCGGCCGTCTGTGTGCTCGCCGGTTGTTCGTCGAATGCCACGACCGCCGCGACAAATGCCGACATCGCCAAGGTCGTCGGGGTGAAGTCGAACTTTGGGCCCGAGTTCAAGGTCACCGACATTTCGGAACGTGCGATCGATCCCAAGCTGCTGTCCGCCCGCAAGCTGCCCGAGGGGTTGAAGTTCGACCCCGCCAACTGCGCGAAGTTGGCGTCGGGGCCCGAGATGCCGCCGGACGTGCAGGGCAACATGGCCGCGGTGTCCGCCGAGGGTAACGGCGACCGGTACGTCGTCATCGCGGTGGAGACGTCCAAACCGCTGCCCGTCAACGACCCGGGCAAGGACTGCACCAAGGTCGCGTTCGCCGGGACCGGGGTACGCGGCGGCCTCGAGGTCATCGACGCCCCGAGCATCGACGGGGCGCACACGTTCGGCGTGCATCGGGTGCTGCAGGCGCTGGTCGCAGGAGGTCCTCGCACCGGCGAGCTGTACGACTACTCCGCGCAGTTCGGCGACTACCAGGTGATCGTGATTGCCAACCCGCTCGTCGTCCCGGACCAGCCGGTCGCCAAGGTGGACACGCAGCGGGCTCGCGACCTGCTCGTCAAGGCGGTGGCCGCGATCCGCGCGTCCTAG
- a CDS encoding alpha-ketoglutarate-dependent dioxygenase AlkB, translating into MGTAVQGSLFEHTQRRQLGDGAFIEIRAGWLSDDPRGAQDLLDELLSTVPWRAERRQMYDRVVDVPRLVSFHDLTVEEPPHPLLARLRRRLNDIYAGELGEPFTTIGLCCYRDGADSVAWHGDTIGRSSTEDTMVAIISLGATRTFAMRRRGGGPSLRLPQAHGDLLVMGGSCQRTWEHAVPKTAIRKGPRVSIQFRPRDVR; encoded by the coding sequence GTGGGAACCGCGGTACAGGGCTCGCTTTTCGAGCACACCCAGCGACGACAACTCGGCGACGGCGCCTTCATCGAGATCCGCGCCGGTTGGCTCAGCGACGATCCCCGCGGTGCGCAAGACCTGCTCGACGAGCTCTTGTCGACGGTCCCGTGGCGGGCCGAGCGCCGCCAGATGTACGACCGCGTGGTCGACGTGCCGCGGCTGGTGAGTTTTCACGACCTGACCGTCGAGGAGCCGCCCCACCCGTTGCTGGCGCGGCTGCGGCGGCGGCTCAACGACATCTACGCGGGCGAGCTCGGCGAGCCCTTCACCACGATCGGGTTGTGCTGTTACCGCGACGGCGCCGACAGCGTCGCGTGGCACGGCGACACGATCGGCCGCAGCAGCACCGAGGACACCATGGTGGCGATCATCAGTCTCGGCGCCACGCGGACGTTCGCGATGCGCCGGCGCGGCGGCGGGCCGTCGCTGCGGCTGCCCCAGGCGCATGGCGACCTGCTGGTGATGGGCGGATCCTGCCAGCGCACCTGGGAGCACGCGGTGCCGAAGACGGCGATTCGCAAGGGCCCGCGCGTCAGCATCCAGTTCCGCCCGCGCGACGTGCGCTAG
- the arcA gene encoding arginine deiminase: MGVIELGTNSEVGALRVAILHRPGAELRRLNPRNNDQLLFDGLPWVDRAQDEHDQFTELLRSRGVEVLLLSDLLTEALNHSGAARMQGVAAAVDARRLGVPLAQELSAYLRGLDPAKLAHVLMAGMTFNELPADTRTDVSLVLRMHHGGDFVIDPLPNLVFTRDSSIWIGQRVVIPSLALRARVRETSLTDLIYAHHPRFTGVRKAYESRSAPVEGGDVLLLAPGVVAVGVGERTTPAGAEALARSLFDDELADTVLAVPIAQQRAQMHLDTVCTMVDTDTVVMYANIVDNLSAFTIQRGADGVSISDEAPFLEAAAKAMGIDKLRVIDTGLDPVVAEREQWDDGNNTLALAPGIVVAYERNVQTNTRLQDAGIEVLTIAGSELGTGRGGPRCMSCPVARDAL, encoded by the coding sequence GTGGGTGTGATCGAGCTGGGCACCAATTCCGAGGTGGGCGCGCTGCGGGTGGCGATCCTGCACCGTCCCGGCGCCGAGTTGCGGCGGCTCAACCCGCGCAACAACGATCAGCTGCTGTTCGACGGGCTGCCGTGGGTCGACCGCGCGCAGGACGAGCACGACCAGTTCACCGAGCTGTTGCGTTCCCGCGGCGTGGAGGTGCTGCTGCTGTCCGACCTGCTGACCGAGGCACTCAACCACAGCGGAGCTGCCCGGATGCAGGGGGTTGCGGCCGCCGTCGACGCGCGACGGCTCGGAGTGCCACTGGCGCAAGAGCTTTCGGCCTATCTTCGTGGCCTTGACCCGGCCAAGCTGGCGCACGTGCTGATGGCCGGCATGACGTTCAACGAGCTGCCCGCCGACACCCGGACCGACGTGTCGCTGGTGCTTCGCATGCACCACGGCGGAGACTTCGTGATCGACCCGCTGCCGAACCTGGTGTTCACCCGTGACTCGTCGATCTGGATCGGGCAGCGGGTGGTGATCCCGTCGCTGGCGCTGCGGGCCCGGGTGCGCGAGACGTCGCTGACCGACCTGATCTATGCCCACCACCCGCGGTTCACCGGGGTGCGCAAGGCCTACGAATCCAGATCCGCCCCCGTCGAAGGCGGGGACGTGCTGTTGCTCGCCCCCGGCGTGGTCGCGGTCGGAGTCGGGGAGCGGACCACGCCGGCCGGGGCGGAAGCGTTGGCGCGCAGCCTCTTTGACGACGAGCTCGCGGACACCGTGTTGGCCGTTCCGATCGCGCAACAGCGCGCGCAGATGCACCTGGACACGGTGTGCACGATGGTCGACACCGACACGGTGGTCATGTACGCGAACATCGTTGACAACCTTTCGGCGTTCACGATCCAGCGCGGGGCCGACGGGGTGAGTATCAGCGATGAGGCCCCGTTCTTGGAGGCGGCGGCCAAGGCGATGGGTATCGACAAGCTGCGCGTCATCGACACCGGCTTGGATCCTGTTGTGGCCGAACGCGAACAGTGGGACGACGGCAACAACACGTTGGCGTTGGCCCCCGGCATCGTCGTCGCCTACGAGCGCAACGTGCAGACCAACACCCGGCTACAGGACGCGGGCATCGAGGTCTTGACGATCGCCGGTTCCGAACTGGGCACCGGACGCGGCGGTCCGCGATGCATGTCCTGCCCGGTTGCGCGCGACGCGCTGTGA
- a CDS encoding GNAT family N-acetyltransferase, whose product MGARSEELAAMDIFEGCAIEDLEPLAASLQPLRAAAGQVLMQQGEQAVSFLLISSGTAEIRHVGVDGAVSIGETAAGAIIGEIALLRDSPRIATVTTLEPLTGWIGDNDAFTRLVHIPGIMPRLLRMVRQRLAAFITPIPIRMRDGTHLLLRPVLPGDDVRTVHGHIQFSSETLYRRFMTARLPSPALMHYLSEVDYVDHFVWVVTDGDDPVADARFVRDEHDPTVAEIAFTVADAYQGRGIGSFLIGALSIAAKVDGVERFSARMLSDNLPMRTIMDRYGAIWQREDIGVITTVIEVPHRRDLGIKRELADEIKRVARRVIEALG is encoded by the coding sequence ATGGGTGCGCGGTCGGAAGAACTCGCCGCGATGGACATCTTCGAGGGATGCGCCATCGAAGACTTGGAGCCGTTGGCGGCCAGCCTGCAGCCGCTGCGCGCCGCGGCCGGACAGGTCCTGATGCAGCAGGGCGAGCAGGCCGTGTCGTTCCTGCTCATCTCCTCGGGCACCGCCGAGATCAGACACGTCGGTGTCGACGGCGCGGTGTCGATCGGCGAGACGGCCGCCGGTGCGATCATCGGAGAGATCGCCCTGCTGCGCGACAGCCCCCGGATCGCGACCGTCACCACCCTCGAGCCGTTGACCGGCTGGATCGGCGACAACGACGCATTCACCCGGCTGGTGCACATCCCGGGCATCATGCCCCGGCTACTGCGGATGGTGCGCCAACGGCTGGCCGCGTTCATCACGCCCATCCCGATCCGGATGCGCGACGGCACCCATCTGCTGCTGCGCCCGGTGCTGCCCGGTGACGACGTGCGGACCGTGCACGGTCACATCCAGTTCTCCAGCGAGACGCTGTACCGGCGGTTCATGACGGCTCGGCTGCCGTCTCCGGCCTTGATGCACTACCTGTCCGAGGTCGACTACGTCGACCACTTCGTCTGGGTGGTGACCGACGGCGACGACCCGGTGGCCGACGCGCGCTTTGTTCGCGACGAACACGACCCGACGGTCGCCGAGATCGCGTTCACCGTCGCCGACGCCTACCAGGGCCGGGGGATCGGGAGCTTCCTGATCGGCGCGCTGTCGATCGCCGCCAAGGTCGACGGAGTCGAAAGGTTTTCCGCACGAATGCTTTCCGACAACCTGCCGATGCGCACGATCATGGACCGCTACGGCGCGATCTGGCAGCGCGAAGACATCGGGGTCATCACCACCGTGATCGAGGTGCCGCACCGCCGCGACCTGGGCATCAAACGTGAGTTGGCCGACGAGATCAAACGCGTCGCCCGTCGGGTGATCGAGGCGCTCGGCTGA
- a CDS encoding D-glycero-alpha-D-manno-heptose-1,7-bisphosphate 7-phosphatase, with protein sequence MGWANVRTVFLDRDGTINVKAAEGEYIRSPAELVLLPGAAEAIAALNAAGLRTVLVTNQRWLSEPSADPAHFDAIQDRLRELLAERGARLDAAYHCPHAANSCDCRKPLAGMLIRAAAEYGFDLAESVMVGDSDADVAAGRAAGATTVLLRAGDGGDADVVVDDLAAAVRLILA encoded by the coding sequence ATGGGTTGGGCGAACGTCCGCACCGTCTTTCTGGACCGCGACGGGACCATCAATGTCAAGGCCGCCGAGGGCGAATACATCCGATCGCCCGCGGAATTGGTGCTGCTGCCCGGCGCGGCCGAGGCGATCGCCGCGCTGAATGCGGCCGGCCTGCGCACGGTCCTGGTGACCAACCAGCGCTGGCTGTCCGAACCGTCCGCCGACCCAGCGCATTTCGATGCCATCCAGGACCGGCTGCGAGAACTGCTCGCCGAGCGGGGCGCCCGCCTCGATGCGGCCTATCACTGCCCGCACGCGGCGAACAGCTGTGACTGTCGTAAACCGTTGGCCGGCATGTTGATTCGCGCGGCTGCGGAGTACGGCTTCGATCTGGCCGAGTCGGTGATGGTCGGCGACAGCGACGCCGACGTCGCGGCGGGCCGAGCGGCCGGCGCCACGACCGTGCTGCTGCGCGCCGGTGACGGAGGTGATGCCGACGTTGTCGTCGACGACCTCGCCGCCGCCGTACGGCTCATCCTCGCCTGA
- a CDS encoding class I SAM-dependent methyltransferase — protein MSQDPVELTRGLMSRTAELRRGFLDVLGESTGAPVPTVAQRAMNSPFVATVYERLWRPTAFYAASGLTHRAEQRRAASALHLPDAHRLLDVACGPGNFTAPLAAVLPDAGLAVGFDISESMLTRAVADNSGPQTCYVRGDARMLPFDDETFDAVCCFGALYLMPEPFRVAGEMVRVLRPGGRIAILTSYAPEAAAVRHLMTVAARSIGLTVFGRHAFIDLFSSAGLVDIEQQTQRAVQFVVAAKPAATAQEA, from the coding sequence ATGAGCCAGGATCCGGTCGAATTGACCCGCGGCCTCATGAGCCGGACCGCCGAGCTGCGACGCGGTTTTCTCGACGTGTTGGGCGAATCGACCGGCGCGCCGGTTCCAACCGTTGCGCAGCGCGCCATGAACAGCCCGTTCGTCGCGACCGTCTACGAGCGATTGTGGCGCCCGACCGCCTTCTACGCGGCCAGCGGGCTGACGCACCGGGCCGAACAGCGCCGCGCGGCGTCGGCGCTGCATCTACCGGACGCACACAGGTTGCTCGATGTCGCTTGTGGCCCAGGCAATTTCACCGCTCCCCTGGCCGCCGTATTGCCGGACGCCGGCCTGGCGGTCGGATTCGATATCTCCGAATCGATGCTGACGCGGGCTGTCGCCGACAACAGTGGGCCGCAAACCTGCTATGTCCGCGGCGATGCCCGCATGTTGCCGTTCGACGACGAAACCTTTGACGCCGTTTGCTGTTTCGGTGCGCTGTACCTGATGCCCGAGCCGTTCCGGGTGGCCGGCGAGATGGTGCGCGTGCTGCGGCCCGGCGGTCGGATCGCGATCCTGACCAGCTATGCCCCCGAAGCGGCCGCGGTGCGGCATCTGATGACCGTGGCCGCGCGCAGCATCGGGCTCACGGTGTTCGGCCGGCACGCCTTCATCGACCTGTTCTCGTCGGCCGGGCTCGTCGACATCGAACAGCAGACGCAGCGCGCGGTGCAGTTCGTCGTCGCGGCTAAGCCGGCGGCAACGGCCCAGGAGGCCTAG
- a CDS encoding permease: MRAERRPRFGSMEVLVFGLVGFAIAGTWLRAVVANSDALATAGTVFCGVFVQALPFLGLGVVVSGLIAVFVPPERLVRWLPRRPAAAVLAAGVAGAALPGCECGSVPVARRLFGDGGAAGAAALTFMLAAPAINPVVVVATAVAFPGQPKMVIARVAASLLTAVVMGWAWSRWGRTEWITRRLPPHESHGSGAQSKWLLFCEVARHDFLQAAAYLVVGAAAAAALHVLVPPWIFENVGAHLVLGVVVMAVLAVTLAVCSEADAFVASSLTMVPLVPRLVFLVVGPAVDVKLLAMQSGMFGRAFATRFAPATLVVATAVATGVGVLLLGGSR, encoded by the coding sequence ATGAGGGCCGAGCGCCGACCGCGTTTCGGGTCAATGGAAGTCCTGGTCTTCGGTTTGGTGGGGTTCGCGATCGCGGGGACGTGGCTGCGCGCCGTCGTCGCGAACAGCGACGCATTGGCCACCGCGGGCACGGTGTTCTGCGGCGTCTTCGTCCAGGCCCTGCCCTTCCTGGGCTTGGGTGTGGTGGTCAGCGGATTGATCGCGGTGTTCGTGCCGCCCGAGCGGCTGGTGCGCTGGCTGCCGCGCCGGCCCGCGGCCGCTGTGCTGGCTGCCGGTGTCGCCGGGGCCGCGCTGCCCGGATGTGAGTGCGGCTCGGTGCCGGTGGCGCGCCGGCTCTTCGGCGACGGCGGGGCCGCAGGAGCGGCGGCGTTGACGTTCATGCTCGCCGCGCCCGCCATCAACCCCGTCGTGGTGGTCGCGACGGCCGTCGCCTTCCCGGGTCAGCCGAAGATGGTCATCGCCAGGGTCGCCGCGTCGCTGCTGACCGCGGTGGTGATGGGCTGGGCGTGGTCGCGGTGGGGCCGTACCGAGTGGATCACCCGCCGGCTCCCGCCGCACGAGTCGCACGGTTCGGGGGCGCAGTCGAAGTGGCTGCTGTTCTGCGAAGTGGCCCGGCACGACTTTCTGCAGGCCGCGGCCTACCTCGTGGTGGGAGCCGCCGCCGCGGCGGCCCTGCATGTTCTGGTGCCGCCGTGGATCTTCGAAAACGTCGGCGCGCATTTGGTTCTCGGCGTCGTCGTGATGGCCGTGCTGGCCGTCACCCTGGCGGTGTGCTCGGAAGCCGACGCGTTCGTGGCGTCGAGCCTGACGATGGTTCCGCTGGTGCCGCGGCTGGTGTTCCTGGTGGTCGGGCCCGCCGTCGACGTCAAGCTGCTGGCCATGCAATCCGGCATGTTCGGGCGCGCGTTCGCCACCCGTTTTGCCCCCGCGACTTTGGTGGTGGCCACCGCGGTGGCCACCGGAGTCGGCGTGCTGCTGCTGGGCGGTTCGCGATGA
- a CDS encoding GHMP family kinase ATP-binding protein, which yields MTRPRIRARAPLRISFAGGGTDVPPFPALEGGCVLSATIDRYAYGSLTPRTDRKVTIESVDFKTTHEMTLDSEILYDGSLDLIKAAVRRFGRDGTDGYDLVLRSSAPPGSGLGSSSTMMVALTGLLAEHYRAPMGEYETAQLACAIERDDLGIAGGMQDMYAATFGGFNFIEFSDRVIVNPLRIRDETAFELELSLLLCYTGITRDSARVIEDQTRRATTGADDTLAGLRAQKELAVAMKAALLTGKLNDFGALLGEAWTQKKRMSPYITNARIDELYELALRSGALGGKITGAGGGGYILLFCDFTKKHRLIEALEGAGAAITEFAFESKGLTTWQA from the coding sequence ATGACGCGCCCACGAATCCGCGCCCGTGCGCCGCTGCGGATTTCGTTCGCCGGCGGCGGCACCGACGTCCCACCCTTCCCCGCGCTCGAAGGCGGCTGTGTGCTGTCGGCGACCATCGACCGCTACGCCTATGGATCGCTGACTCCGCGTACCGATCGCAAGGTCACCATCGAGTCGGTGGACTTCAAGACCACTCACGAAATGACGCTCGACAGCGAGATCCTCTACGACGGCAGTCTCGACCTGATCAAAGCGGCGGTGCGGCGGTTCGGCCGCGACGGTACGGACGGTTACGACCTGGTGCTGCGTTCGAGCGCGCCGCCCGGATCCGGACTCGGCTCGTCGTCGACGATGATGGTCGCGCTCACCGGCCTGCTCGCCGAGCACTACCGGGCGCCGATGGGCGAGTACGAGACCGCGCAGCTGGCCTGTGCGATCGAACGCGACGACCTCGGCATCGCCGGCGGTATGCAGGACATGTACGCGGCGACATTCGGCGGATTCAATTTCATCGAGTTCAGCGACCGGGTGATCGTCAACCCGCTGCGCATCCGCGACGAGACCGCCTTCGAGCTCGAGCTCAGCCTGCTGCTCTGCTACACGGGCATCACGCGGGACTCCGCACGAGTGATCGAAGACCAAACACGCCGCGCGACCACGGGTGCCGACGACACCCTCGCCGGACTGCGAGCCCAGAAGGAACTGGCGGTGGCCATGAAGGCCGCGCTCCTGACGGGCAAGCTGAACGACTTCGGCGCCCTGCTGGGCGAGGCGTGGACCCAGAAGAAGCGGATGTCGCCCTACATCACCAACGCACGCATCGACGAGCTGTACGAGCTCGCGTTGCGGAGCGGCGCGCTCGGCGGCAAGATCACCGGCGCCGGCGGTGGTGGCTACATCCTGTTGTTCTGCGACTTCACCAAGAAGCACCGCCTCATCGAGGCTCTCGAGGGTGCGGGTGCCGCCATCACCGAATTCGCTTTCGAGAGCAAGGGATTGACCACATGGCAGGCATGA
- a CDS encoding D-sedoheptulose-7-phosphate isomerase, with amino-acid sequence MAGMSTSDVVAPSVETVQARLADTIAVKQQMQSGEFAAQTVEVARVIIDALRADRKVIFFGNGGSAQDAGHLAAELMGRFAFDRPGLAAISLPDATAAITAIGNDYSYDEVFARQVLAAGRAGDVVVGLTTSGNSPNVVRALEAAGQAGMKTVTLTGARGGKVADVAEICIRVPSADTGRIQEACLHLGHTICEMVEAALFPRPS; translated from the coding sequence ATGGCAGGCATGAGCACGTCGGATGTCGTTGCACCCAGTGTGGAGACGGTCCAGGCAAGGCTGGCGGACACGATCGCCGTCAAGCAGCAGATGCAATCCGGGGAATTCGCGGCGCAGACCGTCGAGGTGGCGCGGGTCATCATCGACGCGCTGCGCGCCGACCGAAAGGTGATCTTCTTCGGCAACGGCGGCTCCGCCCAAGATGCGGGACACCTGGCCGCCGAGCTGATGGGCCGCTTCGCCTTCGACCGTCCCGGGCTGGCCGCGATCAGCCTGCCGGACGCGACGGCGGCGATCACGGCGATCGGCAACGACTACTCCTACGACGAGGTATTCGCCCGCCAGGTGCTGGCCGCCGGCCGGGCCGGAGACGTGGTGGTCGGGCTGACCACGTCGGGCAACTCACCCAATGTGGTGCGCGCGCTCGAGGCGGCCGGTCAGGCCGGGATGAAGACCGTGACGCTCACCGGCGCCCGCGGCGGCAAGGTTGCCGACGTGGCCGAGATCTGCATCAGGGTGCCCAGCGCGGACACCGGCCGGATTCAGGAAGCGTGCCTGCACCTGGGCCACACCATTTGCGAAATGGTCGAAGCCGCCCTGTTCCCGCGACCGTCCTGA